One window from the genome of Enterobacter asburiae encodes:
- a CDS encoding helix-turn-helix transcriptional regulator has translation MTRRADRLFQIVQILRGRRLTTAAHLADRLGVSERTVYRDIRDLSLSGVPVEGEAGSGYRLMSGFDLPPLMLTNKESEALIVAIRLLKTWGGESLSRELESAQEKVLAILPEESRRKAEQTRIYAPDFCMQSHSRSDFDRIHQAISAQRVLALHYRDEAGQLSKREVQPLGLFFWGERWLLAAWCERRDDYRCFRLDRCLNIVQTERRFSESADRSLADFLRKVKQ, from the coding sequence ATGACCCGACGCGCTGACCGTTTGTTTCAGATTGTGCAGATCCTGCGGGGCAGGCGTCTGACAACGGCAGCGCATCTGGCGGACCGGCTTGGCGTGTCCGAGCGCACGGTCTACCGCGATATCCGCGACCTGTCGCTTTCCGGCGTGCCGGTGGAAGGTGAGGCGGGGAGCGGATATCGGCTAATGTCGGGTTTTGACCTGCCGCCGCTGATGCTGACAAATAAGGAGTCAGAGGCGCTGATCGTCGCGATTCGCCTGCTCAAAACCTGGGGAGGGGAATCGCTATCGCGCGAGCTGGAGTCGGCTCAGGAGAAGGTGCTGGCTATCCTGCCCGAGGAGAGTCGTCGAAAGGCGGAGCAGACGCGGATCTACGCCCCGGATTTTTGCATGCAAAGCCACTCCCGCAGCGATTTTGACAGGATCCATCAGGCGATTTCCGCCCAGCGAGTACTGGCGCTGCATTACCGTGATGAAGCCGGGCAACTCTCAAAGCGTGAGGTTCAGCCGCTGGGGCTGTTCTTTTGGGGGGAGCGCTGGCTGCTGGCGGCGTGGTGCGAACGGCGTGATGACTATCGCTGTTTCCGGCTCGACCGGTGCCTCAATATTGTGCAGACGGAGAGGCGGTTTAGCGAGAGTGCGGACAGGTCTCTGGCAGATTTTTTGCGGAAGGTTAAGCAGTAA
- a CDS encoding VOC family protein produces the protein MKSVINWFEIPVADMDRAIKFYEPVMQLALRREKMDCAELAVFPHEDPYTGGALAKFDGVTPSLQGAIIYLHTDNLAATLDRIASAGGECVFGPLELPHGIGTIALFTDSEGNRVGLHQPA, from the coding sequence ATGAAAAGCGTCATTAACTGGTTTGAAATTCCGGTCGCGGATATGGATCGCGCTATCAAATTTTATGAGCCAGTGATGCAGCTCGCGCTGCGTCGCGAGAAAATGGACTGCGCGGAGCTGGCCGTTTTCCCGCATGAGGATCCGTATACCGGCGGGGCGCTGGCAAAATTTGACGGCGTTACACCGTCTTTGCAGGGCGCTATTATTTACCTGCATACTGACAATCTGGCGGCCACGCTCGATCGCATCGCCTCTGCGGGCGGCGAGTGCGTGTTTGGCCCGCTGGAACTGCCGCATGGCATTGGCACGATCGCATTGTTTACCGACAGCGAGGGTAACCGCGTCGGCCTCCATCAACCTGCCTGA
- the secF gene encoding protein translocase subunit SecF, protein MAQEYTVEQLNHGRKVWDFMRWDYWAFGISGFLLILSIVIMGVKGFNWGLDFTGGTVIEISLEKPIDMDQMRESLQKAGFEEPLLQNFGSSRDIMVRMPPVHDANGSQELGSKVLNVINESTSQNAAVKRIEFVGPSVGADLAQTGAMALMVALISILIYVGFRFEWRLAAGVVIALAHDVVITMGVLSLFHIEIDLTIVASLMSVIGYSLNDSIVVSDRIRENFRKIRRGTPYEIFNVSLTQTLHRTLITSGTTLMVILMLYLFGGPVLEGFSLTMLIGVTIGTASSIYVASALALKLGMKREHLLQQKVEKEGADQPSILP, encoded by the coding sequence GTGGCACAGGAATATACTGTTGAACAATTAAACCACGGCCGTAAAGTCTGGGACTTTATGCGCTGGGACTACTGGGCCTTCGGCATTTCAGGTTTTCTGCTGATTCTGTCCATCGTCATTATGGGCGTGAAAGGCTTTAACTGGGGTCTCGATTTTACCGGTGGTACGGTAATTGAAATCTCCCTGGAAAAACCGATCGATATGGACCAGATGCGCGAATCGCTGCAGAAAGCGGGCTTTGAAGAGCCGCTGCTGCAAAACTTCGGCAGCAGCCGCGACATCATGGTGCGTATGCCTCCGGTACACGATGCCAACGGCAGCCAGGAGCTGGGTAGCAAGGTTCTGAACGTCATCAACGAATCGACCAGCCAGAATGCGGCGGTGAAGCGTATTGAGTTCGTCGGCCCGAGTGTGGGCGCGGATCTGGCGCAAACCGGTGCGATGGCGCTGATGGTGGCGCTGATCTCCATCCTGATCTACGTTGGCTTCCGCTTCGAGTGGCGCCTGGCGGCAGGTGTGGTTATCGCTCTTGCGCACGACGTGGTGATCACCATGGGCGTACTGTCGCTGTTCCACATTGAGATTGACCTGACGATTGTGGCATCCCTGATGTCCGTTATCGGTTACTCACTGAACGACAGTATCGTGGTATCTGACCGTATTCGTGAAAACTTCCGTAAGATCCGTCGCGGTACGCCGTATGAAATCTTTAACGTGTCGTTGACCCAGACGCTGCACCGTACATTGATCACATCCGGAACGACCTTAATGGTTATCCTGATGCTCTATCTCTTCGGTGGCCCGGTACTGGAAGGCTTCTCGCTGACCATGCTGATTGGTGTCACCATCGGTACGGCGTCTTCTATCTACGTCGCGTCCGCACTGGCACTGAAACTCGGCATGAAGCGCGAGCACCTGCTCCAGCAGAAAGTCGAGAAAGAAGGGGCGGATCAGCCGTCCATTCTGCCGTAA
- the secD gene encoding protein translocase subunit SecD, whose product MLNRYPLWKYIMLVVVIIVGLLYALPNLYGEDPAVQITGARGVAASEQTLIQVQKTLQEEKITAKSVALEEGAILARFDTTDTQLRAREALMGVLGDKYVVALNLAPATPRWLAALNAEPMKLGLDLRGGVHFLMEVDMDTALGKLQEQNIDSLRSDLREKGIAYTTVRKEDNYGLSITFRDSAARDQAVTYLSQRHRDLVITSQGSNQLRAVMTDARLSEAREYAVQQNINILRNRVNQLGVAEPLVQRQGADRIVVELPGIQDTARAKEILGATATLEFRLVNSNVDQSAAAAGRIPGDSEVKQTREGQPVVLYKRVILTGDHITDSTSSQDEYNQPQVNISLDSAGGNIMSNFTKDNIGKPMATLFVEYKDSGKKDANGRAVLVKEEEVINIANIQSRLGNSFRITGINNPNEARQLSLLLRAGALIAPIQIVEERTIGPTLGMQNIQQGLEACLAGLVVSILFMIFFYKKFGLIATSALLANLVLIIGIMSLLPGATLTMPGIAGIVLTLAVAVDANVLINERIKEELSNGRSVQQAIEEGYKGAFSSIFDANVTTLIKVLILYAVGTGAIKGFAITTGIGVATSMFTAIVGTRAIVNLLYGGKRVKKLSI is encoded by the coding sequence GTGTTAAACCGTTATCCTTTGTGGAAGTACATCATGCTGGTCGTCGTGATTATCGTCGGCCTGCTGTACGCGCTTCCCAACCTGTATGGTGAGGATCCGGCCGTTCAAATCACTGGCGCGCGCGGTGTCGCCGCCAGTGAGCAAACGCTGATCCAGGTCCAGAAAACGTTACAAGAAGAAAAAATTACCGCTAAGTCTGTGGCACTGGAAGAGGGCGCTATTCTTGCTCGCTTCGACACCACCGACACGCAGCTCCGCGCTCGCGAAGCGCTGATGGGCGTGCTGGGTGATAAATACGTCGTGGCGCTTAACCTTGCTCCTGCAACTCCGCGTTGGCTGGCTGCTCTGAATGCAGAGCCAATGAAACTGGGTCTTGACCTGCGTGGCGGCGTTCACTTCCTGATGGAAGTGGATATGGATACCGCGCTCGGCAAGCTGCAGGAACAGAATATCGACAGCCTGCGCAGCGATCTGCGTGAGAAAGGCATCGCCTATACCACCGTGCGTAAAGAAGATAACTACGGCTTGAGCATCACGTTCCGCGACAGCGCGGCACGCGACCAGGCTGTAACTTACCTGTCTCAGCGTCACCGCGATCTGGTGATTACCTCTCAGGGCAGCAACCAGCTGCGTGCGGTAATGACGGATGCACGTCTGAGCGAAGCGCGTGAATACGCCGTTCAGCAGAACATCAACATTCTGCGTAACCGTGTAAACCAGCTGGGCGTGGCTGAGCCGCTGGTACAGCGTCAGGGTGCTGACCGTATCGTGGTAGAACTGCCGGGTATCCAGGATACCGCACGTGCGAAAGAGATTCTGGGTGCAACCGCGACTCTGGAATTCCGTCTGGTTAACTCTAATGTCGATCAGTCCGCTGCTGCCGCAGGCCGTATTCCGGGTGACTCCGAAGTGAAACAGACCCGCGAAGGTCAGCCGGTTGTGCTGTACAAACGTGTGATCCTGACCGGTGACCATATCACCGACTCCACTTCCAGCCAGGACGAATACAACCAGCCGCAGGTTAACATCTCGCTCGATAGCGCGGGTGGTAACATTATGTCTAACTTCACCAAGGACAACATCGGCAAACCGATGGCGACCCTGTTCGTGGAGTACAAAGACAGCGGTAAGAAAGATGCAAACGGTCGTGCGGTACTGGTGAAAGAGGAAGAGGTGATTAACATCGCCAATATCCAGTCTCGTCTGGGTAACAGCTTCCGTATTACCGGTATTAACAACCCGAACGAAGCGCGTCAGCTCTCTCTGCTGCTGCGTGCCGGTGCGCTGATTGCGCCAATTCAGATTGTTGAAGAACGTACCATTGGTCCTACTCTGGGTATGCAAAACATCCAGCAGGGTCTGGAAGCGTGTCTGGCCGGTCTGGTTGTCTCCATCCTCTTCATGATCTTCTTCTATAAGAAGTTTGGTCTGATTGCGACGTCCGCTCTGCTGGCTAACCTGGTGCTGATCATCGGCATCATGTCCCTGCTGCCGGGCGCGACGCTGACCATGCCGGGTATTGCGGGTATCGTTCTGACTCTTGCGGTGGCGGTCGACGCCAACGTACTGATAAACGAACGTATCAAAGAAGAGTTGAGCAACGGTCGCTCTGTGCAACAGGCGATTGAAGAAGGCTACAAAGGAGCGTTCAGCTCCATCTTCGATGCGAACGTAACAACACTGATTAAGGTTCTTATCCTGTATGCAGTGGGTACTGGCGCGATCAAAGGCTTTGCGATTACAACCGGTATCGGTGTTGCAACGTCGATGTTTACCGCTATTGTCGGCACCCGTGCCATCGTGAACCTGCTGTACGGCGGCAAGCGCGTCAAAAAGCTGTCTATCTGA
- the yajC gene encoding preprotein translocase subunit YajC — protein MSFFISDAVAATGAPAQGSPMSLILMLVVFGLIFYFMILRPQQKRTKEHKNLMNSIAKGDEVLTNGGLVGRVTKVAENGYIAIALNDTTEVVIKRDFVAAVLPKGTMKAL, from the coding sequence ATGAGCTTTTTTATTTCTGATGCGGTAGCGGCAACAGGTGCTCCAGCGCAGGGCAGCCCGATGTCTCTGATTCTGATGCTGGTTGTGTTCGGTCTGATCTTCTACTTCATGATTCTGCGTCCACAGCAGAAGCGCACCAAAGAGCACAAAAACCTGATGAACTCCATCGCGAAAGGCGATGAAGTGCTGACTAACGGTGGTCTGGTGGGTCGCGTAACCAAAGTGGCTGAAAACGGCTACATTGCTATCGCCCTGAATGACACCACTGAAGTGGTTATCAAACGTGACTTCGTAGCTGCCGTTCTGCCGAAAGGCACCATGAAGGCGCTGTAA
- the tgt gene encoding tRNA guanosine(34) transglycosylase Tgt produces the protein MKFELDTTDGRARRGRLVFDRGVVETPAFMPVGTYGTVKGMTPEEVEATGAQIILGNTFHLWLRPGQEIMKLHGDLHDFMQWKGPILTDSGGFQVFSLGDIRKITEQGVHFRNPINGDPIFLDPEKSMEIQYDLGSDIVMIFDECTPYPADWDYAKRSMEMSLRWAKRSRDRFDSLQNKNALFGIIQGSVYEDLRDISVKGLVEIGFDGYAVGGLAVGEPKEDMHRILEHVCPQIPADKPRYLMGVGKPEDLVEGVRRGIDMFDCVMPTRNARNGHLFVTDGVVKIRNAKHKSDTSPLDSECDCYTCRNYSRAYLHHLDRCNEILGARLNTIHNLRYYQRLMAGLRKAIEEGKLESFVTDFYQRQGRDVPPLNVD, from the coding sequence ATGAAATTTGAACTCGATACCACCGACGGTCGCGCGCGTCGCGGTCGCCTGGTGTTTGATCGCGGCGTGGTGGAAACCCCCGCGTTTATGCCTGTGGGCACGTACGGCACCGTAAAAGGGATGACGCCGGAAGAAGTCGAAGCCACTGGCGCACAGATTATCCTCGGCAACACCTTCCACCTGTGGCTGCGTCCGGGTCAGGAGATCATGAAGCTCCACGGTGACCTGCACGATTTCATGCAGTGGAAAGGCCCCATCCTGACCGACTCCGGCGGCTTCCAGGTCTTCAGCCTGGGCGATATCCGCAAGATCACCGAGCAGGGCGTACACTTCCGTAACCCGATCAACGGCGATCCGATTTTCCTCGATCCCGAAAAATCGATGGAGATCCAGTACGACCTCGGCTCTGACATCGTGATGATCTTCGACGAATGTACGCCGTACCCGGCGGACTGGGACTACGCAAAACGCTCTATGGAGATGTCCCTGCGCTGGGCGAAGCGTAGCCGTGACCGTTTTGACTCCCTGCAGAACAAAAATGCGCTGTTCGGCATTATCCAGGGCAGCGTTTACGAAGATTTACGCGATATCTCTGTTAAAGGTCTGGTAGAGATAGGTTTTGATGGCTACGCTGTCGGCGGTTTGGCTGTGGGTGAGCCGAAGGAAGACATGCACCGCATTCTGGAGCATGTTTGCCCGCAAATCCCTGCGGATAAACCACGATACCTGATGGGCGTGGGTAAACCAGAAGATCTGGTTGAAGGCGTACGCCGCGGCATTGATATGTTCGACTGCGTCATGCCAACCCGCAACGCGCGTAACGGCCATTTGTTCGTTACCGATGGCGTGGTGAAAATCCGTAACGCGAAGCATAAGAGTGACACCAGCCCGCTCGATTCCGAGTGCGATTGCTATACCTGTCGCAATTATTCTCGCGCGTATCTGCATCATCTCGATCGTTGCAACGAGATTTTGGGCGCGCGTCTCAATACCATTCATAATCTTCGTTATTATCAGCGCTTAATGGCTGGTTTACGTAAGGCTATCGAAGAGGGTAAATTAGAGAGCTTCGTGACCGATTTCTACCAACGTCAGGGCCGGGATGTCCCACCTTTGAACGTTGATTAA
- the queA gene encoding tRNA preQ1(34) S-adenosylmethionine ribosyltransferase-isomerase QueA, whose product MRVADFSFELPESLIAHYPMPERSSCRLLSLDGPTGELTHGTFTDLLDKLNPGDLLVFNNTRVIPARLFGRKASGGKIEVLVERMLDDKRILAHIRASKAPKPGAELLLGDDESIKATMTARHDALFEVAFDDERTVLDILNAIGHMPLPPYIERPDEEADRELYQTVYSQKPGAVAAPTAGLHFDEPLLEKLRAKGVEMAFVTLHVGAGTFQPVRVDSIEDHIMHSEYAEVPQDVVDAVLAAKARGSRVVAVGTTSVRSLESAAQAAKNDLIEPFFGDTQIFIYPGYQYKVIDALVTNFHLPESTLIMLVSAFAGYQHTMNAYKSAVEQKYRFFSYGDAMFITYNPLALNERVGE is encoded by the coding sequence ATGCGCGTCGCCGATTTCTCCTTTGAACTACCTGAATCCCTGATTGCTCACTATCCCATGCCTGAGCGCAGCAGCTGTCGCTTACTGTCACTGGATGGGCCAACGGGCGAGCTGACGCACGGTACTTTCACCGATTTGCTCGACAAGCTCAACCCTGGCGATCTGCTGGTCTTTAACAATACCCGCGTGATCCCGGCGCGCCTGTTCGGTCGTAAAGCCAGCGGCGGCAAGATTGAAGTGCTGGTCGAACGTATGCTCGATGATAAACGTATTCTGGCACATATTCGCGCTTCTAAGGCGCCGAAGCCGGGCGCTGAACTGCTGCTGGGCGATGACGAGAGCATCAAAGCGACCATGACCGCGCGCCACGACGCGCTGTTTGAGGTGGCGTTCGACGACGAGCGCACGGTGCTCGATATCCTGAACGCCATCGGCCACATGCCGCTGCCCCCGTATATTGAGCGTCCGGACGAAGAGGCCGACCGCGAGCTGTATCAGACCGTCTACAGCCAGAAGCCTGGCGCCGTCGCTGCGCCGACCGCGGGCCTGCATTTTGATGAGCCGCTGCTGGAAAAACTGCGTGCGAAGGGCGTGGAGATGGCGTTCGTGACGCTGCACGTCGGCGCGGGGACCTTCCAGCCGGTGCGCGTGGACAGCATTGAAGATCACATCATGCACTCTGAGTATGCTGAAGTGCCTCAGGATGTGGTGGACGCGGTACTGGCGGCGAAAGCGCGCGGTAGCCGCGTCGTGGCGGTCGGTACGACGTCCGTGCGCTCACTCGAGAGCGCCGCGCAGGCGGCGAAAAACGATCTTATCGAGCCGTTCTTTGGCGATACGCAGATCTTTATCTACCCGGGCTATCAGTACAAAGTGATTGACGCGCTGGTGACCAACTTCCATCTGCCTGAATCAACGCTGATTATGCTGGTTTCCGCGTTTGCCGGTTATCAGCATACGATGAACGCCTACAAGTCTGCGGTAGAACAAAAATATCGCTTTTTTAGCTACGGGGACGCGATGTTTATCACGTACAATCCGCTGGCTTTGAATGAGCGTGTCGGGGAATAA
- the acpH gene encoding ACP phosphodiesterase — translation MNFLAHLHLAHLADSSLSGNLLADFVRGNPAEDYSPEVVDGIFMHRRIDVLTDKLPEVTEAKAWFRPETRRVAPITLDVMWDHFLSRHWEQLSPEMPLPDFVRYARQQVSIILPDSPPRFVNLNNYLWSERWLERYREMDFIQNVLNGMASRRPRLDALRDSWYDLDEHYDALEARFWQFYPRMMAQAKNKQL, via the coding sequence ATGAATTTTCTCGCTCACCTGCATCTCGCTCACCTCGCTGACAGCTCCCTGTCCGGCAATTTGCTGGCCGATTTCGTACGCGGCAACCCCGCTGAGGACTATTCCCCTGAGGTTGTCGACGGCATTTTCATGCACCGCCGCATCGACGTGCTGACGGATAAGCTGCCGGAAGTGACGGAAGCCAAAGCGTGGTTTCGCCCTGAAACGCGCCGCGTTGCGCCGATCACGCTCGACGTGATGTGGGACCACTTTCTGTCGCGCCACTGGGAACAGCTGTCGCCGGAGATGCCCTTGCCGGATTTTGTGCGCTATGCCCGCCAGCAGGTGTCGATCATTCTGCCCGACTCGCCGCCGCGCTTTGTGAACCTGAATAACTATCTGTGGTCAGAACGCTGGCTGGAGCGCTATCGCGAGATGGACTTCATCCAGAACGTGTTGAACGGGATGGCAAGCCGTCGCCCGCGGCTGGATGCGCTGCGCGACTCCTGGTATGACCTGGATGAACATTACGACGCGCTGGAGGCCCGATTCTGGCAATTCTATCCACGCATGATGGCGCAGGCGAAAAACAAACAGCTGTAA
- a CDS encoding peroxiredoxin: MVLVTRPAPDFTAAAVLGNGEIVENFNFKQHTNGKATVLFFWPMDFTFVCPSELIAFDKRYEEFQKRGVEVVGVSFDSEFVHNAWRNTPVDKGGIGAVKYAMVADIKREIQQAYGIEHPDAGVALRGSFLIDANGIVRHQVVNDLPLGRNIDEMLRMVDALQFHEEHGEVCPAQWEKGKEGMNASPDGVAKYLSENVSSL; the protein is encoded by the coding sequence ATGGTTCTGGTAACTCGTCCGGCTCCGGATTTTACAGCTGCAGCAGTTCTGGGCAACGGTGAAATCGTTGAAAACTTCAACTTCAAACAGCACACCAACGGTAAAGCGACCGTTCTGTTCTTCTGGCCAATGGACTTCACTTTCGTTTGCCCGTCTGAGCTGATCGCATTCGACAAACGTTATGAAGAATTCCAGAAGCGTGGCGTAGAAGTTGTTGGCGTCTCCTTCGACTCTGAATTTGTACACAACGCATGGCGTAACACCCCTGTCGACAAAGGCGGCATCGGTGCGGTGAAATACGCAATGGTTGCGGACATCAAACGCGAAATCCAGCAGGCTTACGGTATCGAACATCCGGACGCTGGCGTTGCGCTGCGTGGTTCCTTCCTGATCGACGCAAACGGCATCGTTCGTCACCAGGTTGTGAACGATCTGCCGCTGGGTCGTAACATCGACGAAATGCTGCGCATGGTCGACGCGCTGCAGTTCCACGAAGAGCACGGCGAAGTGTGCCCGGCTCAGTGGGAAAAAGGTAAAGAAGGCATGAACGCGTCTCCAGACGGCGTGGCGAAATACCTGTCTGAGAACGTATCCAGCCTGTAA
- a CDS encoding DUF3999 domain-containing protein has protein sequence MKWMKAVACTALLALSGPAFCEEGQTESPRDYAFGLSLDTSVPSQWYRVMLPLAVYEQSTSPDLHDVRVFNQSGEPVPFSLVSATRPQVPAQSTALRLFPLDASPLAASQGSGDSDKILLRSRNGVEIVLEGQKAAAAGQHYLLTLPEQATGEMAISQLQLLWNSPQTPWQGTASVYYSEDLKRWYTLREDMPLLDVVSGQDRLKLDRIDTDTVLSPDANRYLMVVLNAQSQGITLTGVNAISAPAQAAPEAVDLEGEGEQLSASEAQWHWARPQPLSAVSLSLNGDGVLPVEIAWRSTEKDAWHPLKKEVLYRLEGKTSPPVSLNGGLVQAVKITTLNARLPEYLPSVTGHRDRYDLVFNAQGKAPYVLAWGNGAAKPASVEPGMLIPADLRKTYDVANLPQADILDNVALGGEGRLTATSAAERESRMNTLLVWGVLIAGVILLAGMAWRIWRETQRKA, from the coding sequence ATGAAATGGATGAAAGCGGTAGCCTGTACCGCGCTGCTGGCGCTTTCCGGCCCGGCGTTTTGCGAAGAGGGACAAACGGAATCGCCCCGGGACTATGCTTTTGGTCTTTCCCTCGATACGTCTGTTCCTTCCCAGTGGTATCGGGTGATGCTGCCGCTCGCCGTCTATGAGCAAAGCACGTCGCCGGATCTGCATGATGTCCGCGTCTTTAACCAGTCGGGCGAGCCGGTTCCCTTCAGCCTGGTCAGCGCGACGCGCCCGCAGGTGCCAGCGCAATCCACCGCGCTGCGCCTCTTCCCGCTGGACGCCTCGCCGCTTGCGGCTTCGCAAGGATCCGGTGATAGCGATAAGATCCTGCTTCGTTCCCGAAACGGCGTTGAGATTGTGCTGGAGGGGCAAAAAGCCGCCGCAGCCGGGCAACATTATCTGCTGACCCTGCCGGAGCAGGCGACGGGGGAGATGGCCATATCCCAGCTGCAGCTGCTCTGGAATTCCCCTCAGACGCCGTGGCAGGGAACGGCGTCGGTCTATTACAGTGAGGATCTTAAGCGCTGGTATACCCTGCGTGAGGATATGCCCTTGCTGGATGTCGTCAGCGGCCAGGATCGTCTTAAGCTCGATCGGATCGATACCGATACGGTTTTATCTCCCGATGCGAATCGTTATCTCATGGTGGTGCTGAACGCGCAGAGCCAGGGGATAACCTTGACCGGCGTAAACGCCATCAGCGCACCTGCCCAGGCGGCCCCGGAAGCGGTCGATCTTGAGGGGGAAGGGGAGCAGCTATCGGCAAGCGAAGCGCAGTGGCACTGGGCGCGCCCGCAGCCGCTGAGTGCTGTCAGCCTCTCACTGAATGGCGATGGCGTCCTCCCCGTGGAGATAGCGTGGCGGAGTACGGAAAAAGACGCATGGCATCCCCTGAAGAAAGAGGTTCTTTACCGTCTTGAGGGTAAAACGTCGCCACCGGTTTCGCTTAACGGCGGCCTGGTGCAGGCAGTGAAAATCACGACGCTGAATGCGCGTCTGCCAGAATACCTGCCGAGCGTCACGGGACATCGCGACCGCTACGATCTGGTGTTCAACGCGCAGGGGAAAGCGCCGTACGTGCTCGCCTGGGGCAACGGCGCCGCAAAGCCTGCCAGCGTGGAGCCAGGCATGCTGATCCCGGCCGACCTGCGCAAGACCTATGATGTGGCAAACCTGCCTCAGGCCGACATTCTGGATAATGTCGCATTAGGCGGCGAGGGGCGTCTGACCGCTACCTCTGCGGCCGAGCGGGAGAGCAGGATGAACACGCTGCTGGTATGGGGCGTGCTGATTGCGGGCGTGATTCTGCTGGCGGGCATGGCCTGGCGCATCTGGCGAGAGACGCAGCGTAAGGCATAA